The following coding sequences are from one Pseudonocardia sp. HH130630-07 window:
- a CDS encoding ArsR/SmtB family transcription factor: MRDVFDVLADPTRRAILDELRRRDGCVVGALVDALEISQPAVSKHLRVLRDMELVEVVTESQQRRYLLRPGGLAEAEAWLAPHRAYWTDRFDDLGAHLDATHPRGEDTP; this comes from the coding sequence GTGCGCGATGTCTTCGACGTGCTCGCCGATCCCACCCGGCGGGCCATCCTCGACGAGCTCCGGCGACGTGACGGATGCGTCGTCGGGGCGCTCGTCGACGCCCTGGAGATCAGCCAGCCCGCCGTCTCGAAGCATCTGCGGGTGCTGCGCGACATGGAGCTGGTCGAGGTGGTGACGGAGTCACAGCAACGCCGCTACCTGCTGCGCCCCGGCGGACTGGCGGAAGCCGAGGCGTGGCTCGCGCCGCACCGGGCGTACTGGACCGACCGGTTCGACGATCTCGGCGCACACCTGGACGCCACCCACCCCCGCGGAGAGGACACCCCATGA
- a CDS encoding VOC family protein: MGISWAALTIDAHDPAACARWWAETLGGELCEPNPHGVEVRPPGGAGPSLFFVPGAADKRGKNRLHLDLLTPDPAATLAWLERRGARRVDIGQGDAPGWSVLRDPEGNEFCLLEPAGQ; encoded by the coding sequence ATGGGAATCAGCTGGGCGGCACTGACGATCGACGCACACGATCCGGCGGCCTGCGCCCGCTGGTGGGCCGAGACCCTCGGCGGTGAGCTGTGCGAACCGAATCCGCACGGCGTCGAGGTCCGTCCGCCGGGGGGCGCGGGCCCGAGCCTGTTCTTCGTCCCGGGCGCAGCGGACAAGCGCGGCAAGAACCGGCTCCACCTCGACCTGCTGACGCCGGACCCGGCCGCGACGCTCGCGTGGCTGGAACGACGCGGTGCGCGCCGGGTGGACATCGGGCAGGGCGACGCCCCCGGCTGGTCGGTCCTCCGCGACCCGGAGGGCAACGAGTTCTGCCTGCTGGAACCGGCCGGGCAGTGA
- a CDS encoding CocE/NonD family hydrolase — protein MAALAERLVDRRLGFTRAAPYVRERDLRVPLSDGVVLLADLYRAPGPVEPRPTVLMRTPYGRGGLGAITGSLLARRGFQVLVQSTRGTFGSGGQFRPFLHESPDGLDTLAWVREQAWSDGRVSTAGPSYVGHTQWAIAPYADPGLCSMNADITASEFTSTFYPGGAPGLLNLASWVNQIGRQERLGAVTGFLATPVFSRRKRRAVASLPLQAADVALTGAPVVFWRDFVEQAEQPREFWAPAEHDGFDAAAMPPVCMVTGWWDLFLDRQVVDFTALQRGGATARLTIGPWSHGDRRSLPTIAHEMVH, from the coding sequence ATGGCTGCGCTCGCGGAGCGCCTGGTCGACCGGCGGCTGGGATTCACCCGCGCCGCGCCGTACGTGCGCGAGCGGGACCTTCGGGTCCCGCTGTCCGACGGTGTCGTGCTGCTCGCGGACCTCTACCGCGCGCCCGGCCCGGTCGAACCCCGCCCCACGGTGCTGATGCGCACGCCCTACGGCCGCGGTGGCCTGGGCGCGATCACCGGGTCCCTGCTGGCCCGGCGCGGGTTCCAGGTGCTGGTGCAGTCGACCCGAGGGACGTTCGGCTCCGGCGGGCAGTTCCGGCCGTTCCTGCACGAGAGCCCGGACGGCCTGGACACCCTGGCCTGGGTGCGCGAACAGGCGTGGTCCGACGGCCGGGTGTCGACCGCCGGGCCGAGCTACGTCGGGCACACCCAGTGGGCGATCGCGCCGTACGCCGATCCCGGCCTGTGCTCGATGAACGCCGACATCACGGCGTCGGAGTTCACCAGCACGTTCTACCCGGGCGGCGCTCCCGGCCTGCTCAACCTGGCGAGCTGGGTCAACCAGATCGGCCGGCAGGAGCGGCTCGGCGCCGTCACCGGCTTCCTCGCGACCCCGGTGTTCAGCCGGCGCAAGCGCCGCGCCGTGGCCTCGCTGCCGCTGCAGGCCGCCGACGTCGCGCTGACCGGGGCCCCGGTCGTCTTCTGGCGGGACTTCGTCGAGCAGGCCGAGCAGCCCCGCGAGTTCTGGGCACCCGCCGAGCACGACGGTTTCGACGCCGCCGCGATGCCACCGGTCTGCATGGTCACCGGCTGGTGGGACCTGTTCCTGGACCGGCAGGTCGTCGACTTCACCGCGCTGCAGCGCGGCGGGGCGACCGCACGGCTCACGATCGGGCCCTGGAGCCACGGCGACCGCAGGTCGCTACCGACCATCGCGCACGAGATGGTGCACTGA
- a CDS encoding CocE/NonD family hydrolase, translating to MKKAHWLGVHLRGEEHDGRAPVRAYVQHADRWTDLPCWPPPDAQPTEWYLAPGGRLRGDSAGVRGVDTFVYDPADPTPTVGGPMLQPPAKQLDNRAVEGRDDVLVYTGPPVDTDVDLLGPVSAVVYVRTDSGEGDVFVRVCDVAPDGTSLNITDAMHRLVPGREATAPDGTTVVRMALSPTGYRVRAGHRIRVQVAAAAFPRFARNHGSGERMAAAVTGRQIRYEIRYGPDHPSHVVLPYHP from the coding sequence TTGAAAAAGGCTCACTGGCTCGGCGTCCACCTGCGGGGCGAGGAGCACGACGGCCGGGCGCCGGTCCGTGCCTACGTCCAGCACGCCGACCGCTGGACCGACCTGCCGTGCTGGCCACCGCCGGACGCGCAGCCGACCGAGTGGTACCTGGCCCCCGGCGGCCGGCTGCGCGGTGACTCCGCGGGCGTCCGCGGGGTGGACACGTTCGTCTACGACCCGGCGGACCCGACACCCACCGTCGGCGGGCCGATGCTGCAACCCCCGGCGAAGCAGCTCGACAACCGCGCCGTCGAGGGCCGTGACGACGTGCTGGTCTACACCGGTCCGCCGGTGGACACCGACGTCGACCTGCTCGGCCCGGTCTCCGCGGTGGTCTACGTCCGGACCGACTCCGGCGAGGGCGACGTGTTCGTCCGGGTGTGCGACGTCGCCCCGGACGGGACGTCGCTCAACATCACCGACGCGATGCACCGCCTGGTGCCGGGCCGGGAGGCGACCGCGCCGGACGGGACCACGGTCGTCCGGATGGCGCTGAGCCCGACCGGGTACCGGGTGCGGGCCGGACACCGGATACGGGTGCAGGTCGCTGCGGCGGCGTTCCCGCGATTCGCCCGGAACCACGGATCGGGCGAGCGAATGGCGGCGGCCGTCACCGGCCGGCAGATCCGTTACGAGATCCGGTACGGACCGGACCACCCCTCGCACGTGGTACTCCCCTATCACCCCTGA
- a CDS encoding FDXHR family putative zinc-binding protein: MSCCGREWAGPDRAHCCGRFGGCGAVFDDAELWDSHRPRGVCVADPGELGLVTTRNGIWQRSPDRVGGAAPAVRGRSG; encoded by the coding sequence ATGTCGTGCTGTGGCCGGGAGTGGGCCGGGCCGGATCGAGCCCACTGCTGCGGTCGTTTCGGCGGCTGTGGTGCCGTCTTCGACGACGCGGAACTGTGGGACAGCCACCGGCCGCGGGGGGTGTGCGTCGCCGATCCCGGCGAGCTGGGCCTCGTGACCACCCGTAACGGCATCTGGCAGCGGTCCCCCGACCGGGTGGGTGGAGCCGCGCCGGCGGTCAGGGGGCGGTCCGGGTGA
- a CDS encoding SRPBCC family protein, which produces MSTDVRVERGPAGTVLHVTRRYPHSVDRVWAALTEPDRLSRWFPCEVEADVRVGGLITFRFGPDDVDTAEITELDPPRVLAFLWSGEHLRWTLTPDGDGCTLHLANPVADPGWTANTAAGWDRCFGALTAVLGGGPVPVHRGPDEALTEHYRTVLAP; this is translated from the coding sequence ATGAGCACCGACGTCCGAGTCGAACGCGGTCCCGCCGGGACCGTCCTGCACGTCACCCGCCGGTATCCGCACTCCGTCGACCGGGTCTGGGCCGCCCTGACCGAGCCGGACCGGTTGAGCCGGTGGTTCCCGTGCGAGGTCGAGGCGGACGTCCGCGTCGGGGGGCTGATCACCTTCCGGTTCGGTCCCGACGACGTCGACACCGCGGAGATCACCGAGCTGGACCCGCCCCGGGTGCTGGCCTTCCTCTGGTCCGGTGAACACCTGCGCTGGACGCTCACCCCGGACGGCGACGGCTGCACGCTGCACCTGGCCAATCCGGTCGCCGACCCGGGGTGGACGGCCAACACCGCCGCCGGGTGGGACCGCTGCTTCGGTGCGCTCACCGCCGTCCTGGGCGGAGGTCCGGTCCCGGTGCACCGCGGCCCCGACGAGGCGCTCACCGAGCACTACCGGACGGTCCTCGCGCCGTAG